The DNA region GTCCGCACCCCGGCGACGCTCCGCAGCGACGAGTCCTTCCGCCTCGGCAACAAGGTCGCGGGCCTGCCGACAATGGTCGCCGGTGTTGTCGGTGTGCTCGGCGGCGTCGCGGGTCTGGCCATGCCCTCCGGATCGGGCGCGCTGATGGTCGCGCTGATCGCAACAGTGGGGCTGCTCGCCATCACCCTTGGCGCGGGCGTGCTCGGTCACCGGGCCGCGACCGCTGTCCCGGAGCCTGCCCCGGAACTCCCGGCGGGCTGCGCGGGCTGCCAGTGCGGTGCGGGCGGCTGCGGCGTACTCAGCAAGGCCTAGCTTTGGGCTAGTTCCCCTTAACGTCGCCGGGATGCGTCGCGAGCAGGGCGAGCGGCATGCCCTGGCGGCGCAGGACGCGGCCCCACAGGTCTTCCTGTGCGGGCGCGAGCACGTCGTTGGGCAGGGCGGGCACCACGATCCAGTCGCCGCGGTCGATCTCCCCGGCGAGCTGGCCGACGTCCCAGCCCGCGTAGCCCGCGAAGACCCGCATGCCGCGGAACTTGGGTACCAGCACGTCCGGATCGGCGTCGAGGTCGACCAGCGCGACCGGGCCGCGCACGCCGATCAGGCCGGACACGCCGTCGGCGATCTCGCCGGTGCGCATCGCCGCGAGACACAGCGCCGTCTTCTGCTCGACCGGCCCGCCGACGAACACCGAACTCGGCTCGGAGACGTGCGGGCCCCAGGTCGGCAGCACGTCGTCGACCGGGACGTCGCTGGGGCGGTTGAGGACGACGCCGAGCGTGCCCTCACCCCGGTGGTCGATGATGTAGACCACCGTGCGGCGGAAATTGGCGTCGAGCAGGCTGGGAGCTGCGACCAGCAGCGTCCCTGGCTCGACGGAGGCGTCGGACGACACTCGGCCATGATCCCATCCGGGGGGATGGCGGGCCCGGACCGGGCCCACCGACGGGCCGGACGGACTCACCCGGATGGGGGGAACTCATTCCAGGGGTATGTCGTTGAAGATGGAGTCGGCACCGCGTGTCCCCCGGGCTCAACTAGAAACGCCTTCGTGGAATACCGCCCGGCTGGAGCCACGTCGCGCGACCCGCCGTGAGGCGACCCGGTGCCTGCGGATGGGCGGTCCCTCACGGGGCCGCCCATTCGGCGCTCGGCGGCTAGTGGTGTGGTCGTAGGCTCAGCACCCGTGAGGGACCTCGCGAGTGACAACCGCTCGACCGACCATGAGGCGCACCACGTCCGCGTCGGTCTACGCAAGCTGCTCGCCATCTCCGGCTTCCGCGGGCTGCTCTACAGCCGCTTCGCCGCGCAGTGGGGCGACGGGCTGTTCCAGGCCGGGCTCGCGGGCGCGGTCCTGTTCAACCCCGAGCGCGAAGCCGACCCGATGGCCATCGCCGCCGGGTTCACCGCGCTGCTGCTGCCGTACTCGCTGATCGGCCCGTTCGCGGGCGCCCTGCTCGACCGCTGGGACCGCCGCCGGGTGCTGGTGACGGCGAACCTCCTGCGCGGCCTGCTCATCCTGGTCACGGCCGTCACGGTGATGGGCGGGGCCAGCGGGACGACGCTGTTCACCCTGGCTCTGGTGGTGATCGGGATCAGCCGGTTCGTCGGGTCCGGGCTGTCGGCGTCGCTGCCGCACGTGGTCCCCACCCGCAACCTGGTCGAGGCCAACGCGCTGGCCACCACCCTGGGCGCGGTGATCGCGGTCCTCGGCGCGGGCTGCGCGGTCGGCCTGCGCGCGCTCGTCGGCGACGACGATCTCGGGTCCGGGATGACCACCGCCGTCGCGGTCGTGGGCTCGATCGTGGCCGCCGTGTTCGCCGCTCGCTTCACCAAAGGCGCGCTCGGTCCCGACGAGGTCGACGAGCCGCCGCAGACCATCGTCGCCATCGCCCGCGGCCTGTTCGACGGCGGCCGGGCCGCCATCCGCACGCCCAGCGTGCTCGCCGGGTTCGTCGGCCTGCTGGCCCACCGCGCCGCGTTCGGCATCGCCCTGCTGCTGACGGTGCTGCTCATCCGGTTCAAGCTCGACGCCGGGATGAGCGGGCTGGGCGAGGTCGCGGGCATGGGCGGGCTGGGCATCCTGATCGCCGGGCTGACCACGCCGCGGATCGTGGCCCGCTTCGGGCGGCGCCGCTCGGTGGTTTCGGCGCTGGCACTGGGCAGCGTGTCGATGATCGGGCTCGGCCTGCCGATGGCGATGATCACCACGCTCGGCGCCGTGCTGCTGACCTCGTTCGCGGGCCAGCTGGTCAAGCTGTGTGTCGACGCCGCGGTCCAGCGCGACATCGGCGACGAGGTGCGCGGGCGCGTGTTCGCCCTCTACGACACCTTGTTCAACGTGACCCAGGTCATCTCGATCAGCCTCGCGGCCCTGGTCGTGGCCCCGGACGGGGTCTCACCCGGCCTGGTCCTCGCCGCCGGGATCTGTTACCTGGTCGGCCTTGTCGGCTTCGTCGCAGTTACCCGGCGCGGCTAGGCCCCGCTCGGCCGCCCACTCGCGCAGCGCGGCCACGGCGTCGTCTGGCTCCAGCGGGCCGCGGTCGAGCCGCAACTCCTTGAGGAACTTCCACGCCTGGCCGACCAGCGGACCCGGCGGCAGGCCGAGCAGCCGCATGATCTCGTTGCCGTCGAGGTCGGGCCGGACCCTGGCCAGGTCCTCCTCGGCGGCGATGCGGGAGATGCGGTCCTCAAGCCCGTCGTAGGTGCGCTGCAGCGCGTTGGCCTTGCGCCGGTTGCGGGTGGTGCAGTCGGCGCGCACGAGTTTGTGCAGCCGGGGGAGCAGGTCGCCCGCGTCGGTGACGTAGCGGCGCACCGCCGAGTCGGTCCACTCGCCGGTGCCGTAGCCGTGGAACCGCAGGTGCAGGAACACCAGCTTGGCGACGTCCTCGGTGATCTCCTTGGAGTACCGCAGGGACCGCAAGCGTTTGCGGACCATCTTGGCGCCGACCACCTCGTGATGGTGGAAGCTCACGCCGCCACCTTCGATGTGCCGCCGGGTGTCCGGCTTGCCGATGTCGTGCAACAGGGCGGCCAGGCGCAGCACGAGATCGGGCGGGGTGCCCGGCTCCTCCAGCTCGATCGCCTGGTCCAGCACGACCAGCGAGTGCTCGTAGACGTCCTTGTGCTGGTGGTGCTCGTCGATCTCCAGCTTCATCGCGGGCAGCTCGGGCAGCATGTGGGCGGCCAGCCCGCTGTCGACGAGCAGCTTGACCCCCTCGCGCGGGAACGCGCCGCACACCAGCTTGGACAGCTCGGCCTGCACCCGCTCCGGGGTGATCCTGGCGATCTCGCCGCTCATCGAGCGCAGGGCATCGTGCACGCGAGGCGCGCAGGTGAAGCCGAGCTGGCTGACGAACCGCGCCGCCCGCATCATCCGCAGCGGGTCGTCGGCGAAGGACTCCTGCGGGGTGGCCGGGGTGTCGAGCACGCGCGCGGCCAGCGCGCTCATCCCGTCGTGCGGGTCGATGAACCGCTTGGTCGCCAGGTCGATGGCCATCGCGTTGACCGTGAAGTCGCGCCGCACCAGGTCGGCCTCGATCGAGTCGCCGAACCGCACCTCGGGATTGCGGGTGACGCGGTCGTAGGCGTCGGACCGGAATGTGGTGATCTCGCACTGGGTGCCGGACTTGGCCGCGCCAACGGTGCCGAAGGCGATGCCGGTGTCCCAGATCGCGTCGGCCCAGCCGGTGACCAGCTTCATGATCTGCTCTGGCCGCGCGTCGGTGGTGAAGTCGAGGTCGTTGCCGAGCCTGCCCAGCATCGCGTCGCGGACCGGGCCGCCGACGAGGTAGAGCTGGTGGCCCGCCCGGGTGAAGCGGGCGGCGAGATCATCCGCGATGGGGGACACCCGCAGGAGTTCCACCACCACATTCTGGGCGGCCGACGTTTTGGACACGATGGACGAGCGTATCTGGTTTATCCACAGGCCCGAGCCGAGGCCCGTCCCGGATTCGCGAATCGCATTACCATCGCGAGCATGCCCCCGTCCTCCGGCAGGTCACGAGGCGCCCGGTCCGGGCGCCGGTTCCGGCGCCGCGGACCGAAGCTCACCACCGTCGACGAGACCTCGGCGGGCGGGCTGGTGATCGACCCGGGCACCGACCGGGTCGCCCTGATCGGCAGGCTCGACCGCCGCGGCAGGCTCCTGTGGTCACTGCCCAAGGGCCACATCGAGGCGGGTGAGACCCCCGAGCAGACCGCGGTGCGCGAGATCGCCGAGGAGACCGGGATCGACGGCGAGGTGATCCGCCCGCTCGGCACCATCGACTACTGGTTCATCGCCGACGGCGCCAAGCGCGTCCACAAGACCGTGCACCATTTCCTGCTGGTCGCCCACACCTACGAGCTCTCCGACGAGGACGTCGAAGTCACCGAGGTGGCCTGGGTGGGGATCGACGAGTTGGAGACCAGGCTCGCCTATGCCGACGAGCGCCGTCTGGTCCGCAAAGCCAGGCAACTACTCTCCGAGCATCCACTCTCACCCGGTCCGGTCGAACGAGACGAAGTCGGCCGAGGCTGACCCGATGGCTGGAGAGCTTCCCTTGATCACTCGATTGCGTCGCGCGGGACTGGCGACGCTCGCCGCGGTGCTGGTCGTGCTCGGTGCGCCACCAGGGTCCGCGTCGGCTCAAGCCT from Alloactinosynnema sp. L-07 includes:
- a CDS encoding MFS transporter produces the protein MRDLASDNRSTDHEAHHVRVGLRKLLAISGFRGLLYSRFAAQWGDGLFQAGLAGAVLFNPEREADPMAIAAGFTALLLPYSLIGPFAGALLDRWDRRRVLVTANLLRGLLILVTAVTVMGGASGTTLFTLALVVIGISRFVGSGLSASLPHVVPTRNLVEANALATTLGAVIAVLGAGCAVGLRALVGDDDLGSGMTTAVAVVGSIVAAVFAARFTKGALGPDEVDEPPQTIVAIARGLFDGGRAAIRTPSVLAGFVGLLAHRAAFGIALLLTVLLIRFKLDAGMSGLGEVAGMGGLGILIAGLTTPRIVARFGRRRSVVSALALGSVSMIGLGLPMAMITTLGAVLLTSFAGQLVKLCVDAAVQRDIGDEVRGRVFALYDTLFNVTQVISISLAALVVAPDGVSPGLVLAAGICYLVGLVGFVAVTRRG
- a CDS encoding SdpI family protein codes for the protein MNLVSLLPLVAGLPLLAVGFLGLTERLPRNRFGGVRTPATLRSDESFRLGNKVAGLPTMVAGVVGVLGGVAGLAMPSGSGALMVALIATVGLLAITLGAGVLGHRAATAVPEPAPELPAGCAGCQCGAGGCGVLSKA
- a CDS encoding CCA tRNA nucleotidyltransferase, whose translation is MSKTSAAQNVVVELLRVSPIADDLAARFTRAGHQLYLVGGPVRDAMLGRLGNDLDFTTDARPEQIMKLVTGWADAIWDTGIAFGTVGAAKSGTQCEITTFRSDAYDRVTRNPEVRFGDSIEADLVRRDFTVNAMAIDLATKRFIDPHDGMSALAARVLDTPATPQESFADDPLRMMRAARFVSQLGFTCAPRVHDALRSMSGEIARITPERVQAELSKLVCGAFPREGVKLLVDSGLAAHMLPELPAMKLEIDEHHQHKDVYEHSLVVLDQAIELEEPGTPPDLVLRLAALLHDIGKPDTRRHIEGGGVSFHHHEVVGAKMVRKRLRSLRYSKEITEDVAKLVFLHLRFHGYGTGEWTDSAVRRYVTDAGDLLPRLHKLVRADCTTRNRRKANALQRTYDGLEDRISRIAAEEDLARVRPDLDGNEIMRLLGLPPGPLVGQAWKFLKELRLDRGPLEPDDAVAALREWAAERGLAAPGNCDEADKADQVTDPGGEDQAG
- a CDS encoding NUDIX hydrolase → MPPSSGRSRGARSGRRFRRRGPKLTTVDETSAGGLVIDPGTDRVALIGRLDRRGRLLWSLPKGHIEAGETPEQTAVREIAEETGIDGEVIRPLGTIDYWFIADGAKRVHKTVHHFLLVAHTYELSDEDVEVTEVAWVGIDELETRLAYADERRLVRKARQLLSEHPLSPGPVERDEVGRG
- a CDS encoding YqgE/AlgH family protein: MGPVRARHPPGWDHGRVSSDASVEPGTLLVAAPSLLDANFRRTVVYIIDHRGEGTLGVVLNRPSDVPVDDVLPTWGPHVSEPSSVFVGGPVEQKTALCLAAMRTGEIADGVSGLIGVRGPVALVDLDADPDVLVPKFRGMRVFAGYAGWDVGQLAGEIDRGDWIVVPALPNDVLAPAQEDLWGRVLRRQGMPLALLATHPGDVKGN